Proteins found in one Kluyveromyces marxianus DMKU3-1042 DNA, complete genome, chromosome 2 genomic segment:
- the MMS4 gene encoding Mms4p, whose amino-acid sequence MDEVKIIDINDTTELSIGDSKQTKNDVVVLISSEGDDAKSPSNDNLYDKLTRSFADSIISQPVEDDDVVLLENNASISFSFEVEGRFQNDTAIESQEEEKEVDHGAKSDRQTQSQLTQNFKRSQSRLLDDIENSPVSLSLLSDDEEDCQPPPSRGQLSQKVLVTIPQSSPIGSRMGSYNYNAVTSSPTLRKTQSQIHKPIRTKPINERTESPISPISGNNKLRRPYSGSLPLPRTNLYSNSSSIRKDAANASTDLSSVALDLTKYMDYNDNSRKVKKRRKSPEANGEDSMIIDSDDSYLVKDNERPLFVENSSQSTPVNSKKRSIKYTEDDNLDEGLIMVNARPFSDQEYHEMTKKCLSSSEMKKLYNECNKVTRTEESIANEMVLTINHKIMNLIQSKHISLADDLKPLTIINNYEEFPIIRFKRKCTSIYDQTHGIFYPCEETIADESICVLVYEALPFFHRYRTDKKGLWDEIRQFSKNGMKVIVVIYGQNALRKKMCNMENRQHENRVLESLPRSASSQTQTQSQSQSQSQSQSQNVNLNFTLTQSQPSKPRGRKPTLEAKIKELNMRSKDLERVINEVTIYANVDVFPIENLNEFSNWMKNLVWVVGKMRYDVSVKYKEWSHLNVKSGKSPTDVLFNFLKQIAHVNEPKAKRVVSHYKTFQSLADDMKAGYVARSNDDKPLMLKSLERALHTLYTSDNPNDLIFTD is encoded by the coding sequence ATGGATGAAGTGAAGATTATTGATATCAATGATACTACAGAGCTTTCTATCGGCGATTCTAAACAGACAAAGAATGATGTTGTAGTGTTGATCTCATCAGAGGGTGATGACGCGAAATCACCGTCAAATGATAACTTATATGACAAGCTCACAAGATCATTTGCCGACAGTATAATCTCCCAGCCAGTAGAAGATGACGATGTAGTGCTTCTAGAGAATAATGCTAGTATAAGCTTCTCTTTTGAGGTAGAGGGACGATTCCAGAACGATACCGCTATTGAatcacaagaagaagaaaaagaggtGGATCATGGCGCCAAAAGCGATAGACAAACACAGTCTCAACTAAcccaaaacttcaaaagGTCTCAATCTCGGCTATtagatgatattgaaaatagtCCTGTTTCATTATCTTTACTTAGCGATGACGAGGAGGATTGTCAGCCGCCACCATCGCGAGGACAATTATCGCAAAAAGTTCTAGTAACGATTCCTCAATCTTCGCCCATTGGATCACGTATGGGCAGCTACAACTATAATGCGGTAACGTCTTCCCCTACTTTACGGAAAACACAGTCACAAATACATAAGCCAATAAGGACGAAACCTATAAATGAAAGAACAGAATCCCCAATTTCTCCTATAAGTGGAAATAACAAGCTCAGACGGCCATATTCCGGCAGTCTACCGCTGCCAAGAACCAACTTATATTCAAACTCATCGAGTATTCGCAAAGACGCCGCCAATGCTTCTACAGATTTGTCTAGTGTGGCCTTAGATCTCACCAAATATATGGATTATAATGATAACTCTCGTaaagtgaagaaaagaCGCAAATCACCAGAAGCAAACGGAGAAGACTCTATGATCATAGATTCGGATGATAGTTATCTGGTAAAAGATAATGAAAGACCATTGTTTGTCGAGAATTCTTCTCAGAGCACACCAGTTAACTCAAAGAAACGTTCCATTAAATACACTGAAGATGATAATTTGGACGAGGGACTAATAATGGTCAATGCAAGACCGTTCTCAGATCAGGAGTATCATGAAATGACGAAGAAATGCTTGAGTTCAtcagaaatgaaaaagctTTATAATGAATGCAACAAAGTCACAAGAACAGAGGAATCGATAGCTAATGAGATGGTTTTAACTATAAACCACAAAATTATGAATCTGATTCAATCTAAACACATATCGCTAGCTGACGATTTGAAGCCCCTAACGATTATTAACAACTATGAAGAGTTCCCTATAATACGGTTCAAAAGGAAGTGCACATCAATATACGACCAAACCCACGGTATATTCTATCCATGCGAAGAAACTATTGCTGATGAATCTATATGTGTGCTTGTATATGAGGCTTTACCTTTCTTCCATCGGTACAGGACAGACAAGAAAGGACTGTGGGACGAAATAAGACAGTTTTCGAAGAATGGGATGAAAGTTATAGTGGTGATATACGGACAAAACGCATTACGGAAGAAAATGTGTAACATGGAAAATCGTCAGCACGAGAACAGGGTTCTGGAGAGTTTGCCTCGAAGTGCCTCGAGCCAAACTCAGACACAAAGTCAAAGTCAAAGCCAAAgtcaaagccaaagccaaaatGTGAACTTGAATTTCACTCTCACTCAGAGCCAGCCATCGAAGCCAAGGGGACGCAAACCAACCCTCGAGGCTAAAATTAAAGAGCTAAACATGCGTTCGAAGGATTTAGAAAGAGTCATAAATGAGGTGACAATTTATGCAAACGTGGATGTGTTTCCAATAGAAAACTTGAACGAGTTTTCcaattggatgaagaatttAGTGTGGGTTGTAGGTAAAATGCGGTATGATGTTTCTGTCAAGTACAAAGAATGGTCCCATTTGAACGTGAAAAGTGGGAAATCACCAACGGATGTGCTTTTCAACTTCCTCAAACAGATAGCGCATGTTAATGAGCCTAAAGCGAAAAGAGTTGTGTCACATTACAAAACATTCCAGTCACTTGCTGATGATATGAAAGCCGGCTACGTTGCGCGGAGCAACGATGACAAACCTTTGATGTTAAAATCTCTGGAGAGAGCATTACACACATTATACACTTCGGATAATCCGAACGATTTAATATTCACTGATTGA
- the DAP2 gene encoding dipeptidyl aminopeptidase, translated as MVNETRLDEESEVPEFRLDSVQLKNSRRKSAFVTSCFSLAAVLFSAYLFISIVSSVQSSNGVSRIPSLQQNITRDGSLKVSFANVRNKTFQPVLKPLQWISTSDSKENDKGLFVTLENDTYSVRSVLDEKYSRSIFEGTSFVFEGKNRTVDGVVASPDLSKVLIKTNTEKNWRHSSFATYFVYDDGKFYEIGEQISIAKWSPNSKDIVYVKKHDIYLYSCESFKTVERVTKDGSELVFNGIPDWVYEEEVLEGDTALWWSPSGDYLAFFKINETGVQEFPIPYFVQENQTDPAYPEVRKIKYPKSGSVNPVVRLNVFDLKSKVSFEANASSAESLITEVTWIGNHQILAKTSDRSSDVLSVYLIDALEGGNSELSRKEESNGGWWEITHKTKFIPKDKKNGRPHNGYIDLVPIKGYNHLVYFTGSDKIVLTSGDWEVVDGPAAFDEESNTVYFIATKKASTERHLYYVRLGEPLKVHAVSDVHSDGYYSASFSAGARFLLLNYLGPNVPYQKIIDLKSSEKDKVTHGNVVGKTLYYLEENKKLQEALKPYAIPERTFQELNLGLDDEGKEIIVNSCEILPNDFNPSLKNHYPVFFFAYGGPNSQQVAKTFGVGFNQVVASQLDAIVVIVDGRGTGFKGKEFRSIVRDNLGDVESTDQILAAKLYGNKPYVNKEKISLFGWSYGGYLTLKTLEKDAGAHFKYGVSVAPVTDWHLYDSVYTERYMHTPQQNPDGYAKCKVHNATGFATVPRFLLMHGTGDDNVHFQNSLKFLDMLNLNNIENYDVHVFPDSDHSIRYHNADVIVYNKILNWIRHAYNGDFLLQ; from the coding sequence ATGGTTAACGAGACGAGACTGGATGAGGAGTCTGAGGTTCCGGAGTTTCGCTTGGACAGTgttcaattgaaaaattcgaGACGAAAGAGCGCTTTTGTTACGTCGTGTTTTTCTCTGGCAGCAGTTCTGTTTTCAGCATACCTTTTCATTAGCATTGTGTCATCTGTGCAGTCGTCCAATGGTGTATCAAGAATTCCTAGCTTGCAGCAGAATATTACTAGGGATGGTAGTTTGAAAGTCTCGTTTGCTAATGTGAGGAACAAGACGTTCCAGCCGGTTTTGAAGCCTTTGCAATGGATTAGTACGTCGGATTCTAAGGAAAATGACAAAGGTTTGTTTGTGACTCTTGAGAACGATACATATTCTGTGCGGTCAGTTTTGGATGAAAAGTACAGCAGGAGTATATTCGAGGGTACTTCTTTCGTTTTCGAGGGGAAAAACCGTACCGTTGACGGGGTTGTTGCATCGCCAGACTTGAGTAAAGTTTTGATCAAGACCAACACGGAAAAGAATTGGAGACATTCGTCGTTTGCTACATACTTTGTGTATGATGACGGTAAGTTTTACGAGATTGGGGAGCAAATATCTATTGCCAAATGGTCGCCAAACTCTAAAGATATTGTGTATGTGAAAAAGCACGATATTTACTTGTACTCCTGCGAGTCATTCAAAACCGTCGAAAGAGTTACCAAGGATGGGAGCGAGTTGGTGTTCAACGGTATTCCAGACTGGGTttatgaagaagaagttttggaGGGCGACACTGCTTTATGGTGGTCTCCCTCTGGGGATTACTTGGCGTTCTTTAAGATCAATGAGACGGGCGTGCAAGAGTTCCCTATTccatattttgttcaagagAACCAAACAGATCCTGCGTACCCTGAAGTTCGGAAGATAAAGTACCCCAAGAGTGGCTCTGTGAATCCTGTAGTGAGACTCAATGTTTTCGATTTGAAGTCTAAGGTGTCCTTCGAGGCAAACGCCTCTTCAGCGGAATCACTAATCACAGAAGTTACATGGATCGGCAACCATCAAATACTGGCAAAAACTTCTGATAGATCGTCAGATGTGCTTTCCGTATACCTCATCGATGCTTTAGAGGGAGGAAACAGCGAACTCTctaggaaagaagagagtaaCGGTGGATGGTGGGAAATCACCCACAAGACCAAGTTCATTCCAAAGGACAAGAAAAACGGAAGACCACACAACGGATACATTGATCTAGTTCCAATTAAAGGTTACAACCATTTAGTTTACTTCACAGGCTCCGACAAGATTGTACTAACTTCAGGTGATTGGGAGGTTGTTGATGGGCCAGCTGCCTTCGACGAAGAGTCCAACACTGTATACTTCATTGCAACTAAGAAGGCATCTACAGAGAGACATTTGTATTACGTGAGATTGGGTGAGCCCTTGAAAGTACATGCAGTTAGCGATGTGCACTCCGATGGGTACTATTCTGCATCGTTTTCAGCAGGCGCTCGGTTCCTGTTGCTAAACTATTTGGGTCCCAACGTTCCCTACCAAAAAATTATCGACTTGAAGTCATCCGAGAAGGACAAAGTGACTCATGGTAATGTTGTTGGGAAAACGTTGTACTACCTCGAGGAAAATAAGAAATTGCAAGAGGCGTTGAAACCATATGCCATTCCAGAAAGAACATTCCAGGAATTAAACCTTGGCTTGGACGATGAGGGCAAGGAGATCATTGTCAACTCTTGTGAGATTTTACCAAACGATTTCAAcccatctttgaaaaaccaCTACCCAGTATTTTTCTTCGCATATGGCGGGCCTAACTCCCAACAAGTAGCCAAAACATTCGGAGTGGGCTTCAACCAGGTCGTGGCCTCCCAATTGGATGCTATCGTGGTGATTGTCGACGGCCGTGGTACAGGTTTCAAAGGAAAGGAGTTCAGATCTATTGTTCGTGACAACCTTGGCGATGTCGAGTCTACCGACCAGATCCTCGCAGCCAAGCTCTATGGGAACAAGCCTTACGtcaacaaggaaaaaatatcacTCTTTGGCTGGTCATACGGTGGCTACTTGACTCTAAAGACGTTGGAAAAGGATGCAGGTGCTCACTTTAAGTACGGTGTCTCCGTCGCTCCAGTCACCGACTGGCACCTATACGACTCTGTCTACACTGAAAGATACATGCATACACCTCAACAAAACCCCGACGGCTACGCAAAATGCAAGGTCCACAACGCCACCGGTTTCGCTACTGTGCCAAGGTTCCTTTTGATGCACGGAACAGGCGACGACAACGTCCACTTCCAAAATTCACTAAAGTTTTTGGACATGCTAAACTTAAATAATATCGAAAATTACGACGTGCATGTGTTCCCGGACTCAGACCACAGCATCAGATACCATAATGCGGATGTAATTGTCTACAACAAGATCCTGAACTGGATCAGACACGCCTACAATGGggattttcttctccaatGA
- the FES1 gene encoding Hsp70 nucleotide exchange factor FES1: MEKLLHWSIANAQGDSEAVARAGQPDPKLLEQLFGGGPDEPTLMKHAMAVISNPEATLENKLTAFDNFEMLIENLDNANNIENLKLWEPLIAVLDSPESELRAFALSVTGTAVQNNEKSQNNFAKYDGSLAKVMQIAGNAQEDAQVRIKAFYTLSSLIRHNKEIYKQFYELDGLKLIAPVLNDANANEKLKLRVMALLSTIMTVADVKDAKFLSLLRDDNIISSTLSFLQPESNLYLIDRVLNFLAQLIDIGFEFSASELEQLKAGVHNIKPVEDRLNEDDYKTVQYVFK; encoded by the coding sequence ATGGAGAAACTTTTGCATTGGTCTATTGCGAATGCGCAAGGTGATAGCGAAGCTGTTGCTAGAGCAGGCCAACCGGACCCTAAGCTATTAGAGCAGCTATTTGGTGGTGGTCCAGATGAACCTACATTGATGAAGCATGCTATGGCAGTGATTTCGAACCCAGAAGCTACGTTGGAGAACAAGCTAACtgcatttgataatttcGAAATGTTGATTGAGAACTTGGATAATGCGAACAATATCGAGAACCTCAAGTTGTGGGAGCCTTTGATTGCGGTGCTTGATAGCCCGGAGTCGGAGCTTCGTGCTTTTGCGCTTTCTGTGACCGGTACTGCGGTGCAGAACAACGAGAAATCGCAGAATAATTTTGCGAAGTACGATGGATCGTTGGCTAAAGTAATGCAAATAGCGGGCAACGCACAAGAGGATGCACAAGTCAGAATAAAGGCGTTTTACACTTTGTCAAGCTTAATAAGACACAACAAGGAAATCTACAAACAGTTTTACGAGCTAGACGGGCTAAAATTGATCGCACCAGTCTTGAACGACGCAAATGCGAATGAAAAGCTCAAGCTTAGAGTAATGGCTCTTTTGTCAACTATAATGACAGTTGCAGATGTGAAGGATGCCAAGTTTTTATCTTTGCTACGCGATGACAACATCATTTCATCGACTCTATCATTCTTGCAACCAGAGTCCAACTTATACTTGATAGACAGAGTGCTAAATTTCCTAGCACAATTGATTGACATTGGGTTTGAATTCTCGGCTAGCGAGCTTGAGCAGTTGAAGGCTGGTGTGCATAATATCAAACCGGTAGAAGACCGTTTGAATGAGGATGACTACAAAACTGTACAGTATGTATTCAAATAA
- the SEC8 gene encoding exocyst subunit SEC8 — translation MLGTEWNRIITKDTNPLELALRFLDETSVGLHHRFGEFIELKSRFARDLQEVANDNYQAFNDSVASFSKTVDCITDAQDTLADIKTGVSNSLQKLAIKDETLNDLNEDFMKQSKMISTLTAMEEVIRANEKVEKALMNSDFTEAQEALSLGFTLAKEHDLWELDVMKNIRDQFTSHELTLFELLLESITDIVYSKRATHVGDDQSMFSGEKTEDTFGSLENYLHHVIHEDISEESYKKNLLLREFLKKLGQAQSDDDEFAVNEETDYDKLFSYMKTLHLMNKLPLALELLQKKSKAEIKNIVTKSVDDMRLKHPSILKITASLQNNNTNNANLGISGQDILSVLIRRLFWDTFIKFLTAVQNHYALYEITKALQPPATSNISYPFVEIWNTIFRVAKDLISNYTKDPALVRNVRQKRRGSSNLLQVKGTSEGQIFSLQSNIEKDNNSQLGHANELKSMLTEMFPGFALSTNIDLENIYLTEEKYEADETLVPPSVFNMRMILESLLVFVQGSKDLLPPSLEEKTISATEFFLDLMELDFLPQLSQTMNHLYDTQVESNVPFAVEKFVNGTPILKSAIDFKNLFFTMLQTTNASNFYRNNVASILVSILEKFYNYYYSIYQSICGTANTVVSKKLISGWLTDKAAGKITSKIFSGDKSFVDAETQRLLEQCPRVFQSQTTLGKSDYFSDATIDTLIHFATTLEWISSWLPDLMKEVKDTEPANIDRRKDVSHTELRSMWSFFEVSEVDLSDKTASLKFLLAGQNMKKFQNVTEKLRNLHYLILQSVRYDVRVRCLYHINQMFYASKWNPEVTSIELDENISSLVSDLSFLHNKLKAAFTAEHSILVFIGISNFMNHALITGSKSITILNVHGAKKLLRNVNALQQACKAATDGGDTEDLSKSISFFTICSLDSENVLEYFQKGELNGLTKEDVKNALRLVFSEELHRQSKRQSGTNHRTISMSASKRLEDAIKKADQFLTSKGLD, via the coding sequence ATGCTGGGCACCGAGTGGAATCGAATCATCACGAAGGATACTAATCCTTTAGAATTGGCTCTAAGATTTCTTGATGAGACATCTGTTGGTTTGCATCACAGGTTTGGTGAGTTCATTGAATTGAAGTCGAGATTCGCTAGAGATTTACAGGAGGTCGCGAATGACAATTACCAGGCCTTTAACGACAGTGTAGCGTCGTTTTCAAAGACTGTGGACTGTATCACTGATGCCCAAGATACCTTGGCTGATATCAAGACAGGGGTTAGTAATTCATTGCAGAAATTGGCAATCAAAGATGAGACTTTGAACGATCTGAATGAAGACTTCATGAAACAGTCTAAAATGATCAGCACACTTACTGCAATGGAAGAAGTGATTAGAGCAAACGAGAAAGTGGAAAAAGCTCTAATGAATTCTGATTTTACAGAAGCACAAGAGGCTTTAAGTCTAGGTTTCACTTTGGCAAAAGAACACGACCTTTGGGAATTGGACGTAATGAAGAACATAAGGGATCAGTTTACCAGTCATGAACTGACTCTTTTCGAACTATTGTTGGAAAGTATAACAGATATTGTTTATTCAAAGCGTGCTACCCATGTTGGGGACGATCAAAGTATGTTCTCAGGCGAAAAAACCGAAGATACTTTTGGTAGTTTGGAGAACTACCTTCATCATGTTATTCATGAGGATATTAGTGAAGAATCTTACAAAAAGAATCTCCTTCTTCGTGAGTTCCTTAAGAAATTGGGCCAGGCCCAATCAGATGATGACGAATTTGCTGTAAATGAGGAAACTGACTATGATAAATTATTCTCTTACATGAAAACTCTACATTTGATGAACAAGTTGCCATTGGCCCTCGAGCTtttacaaaagaagagtaaagctgaaatcaaaaatattgtCACAAAATCTGTCGATGATATGCGACTAAAACACCCATCGATACTGAAAATAACTGCATCTTTGCAAAACAATAACACGAATAATGCCAATCTTGGAATTTCAGGCCAAGATATTTTGTCTGTATTGATTAGAAGATTATTCTGGGATACGTTTATAAAGTTCTTGACAGCAGTTCAAAACCATTACGCTCTTTATGAAATAACAAAAGCATTACAACCTCCTGCCACTTCAAACATCTCATACCCCTTTGTTGAAATATGGAATACTATTTTCCGCGTTGCAAAAGACCTCATCTCAAATTACACAAAGGACCCAGCTTTGGTGAGAAATGTAAGGCAAAAACGCAGAGGTTCAAGTAACCTTTTACAAGTTAAAGGAACTAGTGAAGGTCAAATATTCTCCTTGCAAAGtaatattgaaaaggatAACAACAGTCAACTTGGCCACGCTAATGAGCTCAAAAGTATGCTTACAGAAATGTTTCCCGGCTTTGCATTATCGACTAATATCGACTTGGAAAATATCTACTTAACCGAAGAGAAGTATGAAGCAGATGAGACCTTGGTTCCTCCAAGTGTTTTCAATATGAGAATGATATTAGAATCTCTATTAGTTTTCGTTCAAGGCTCAAAGGACCTATTACCACCTTCACTAGAggaaaaaacaatttccGCTAcagaattcttcttggatctAATGGAGCTCGACTTCTTGCCTCAATTGAGTCAAACTATGAATCATTTGTACGATACTCAAGTCGAATCGAATGTTCCATTTGCCGTGGAGAAATTTGTTAATGGTACGCCGATCTTGAAAAGTGCtattgatttcaaaaacCTATTCTTCACAATGTTGCAAACAACAAACGCGTCGAATTTCTACAGAAATAACGTTGCCAGCATTCTAGTTTCTATCTTGGAAAAGTTCtacaactactactataGCATCTACCAATCAATTTGTGGAACAGCAAATACTGTAGTAAGCAAAAAGTTAATATCTGGATGGTTGACGGATAAGGCAGCAGGAAAAATCACTAGCAAGATATTCAGTGGTGATAAGAGTTTTGTGGATGCCGAAACACAACGACTACTAGAACAATGTCCAAGGGTCTTTCAATCGCAGACTACTTTGGGGAAATCAGATTATTTCAGTGACGCTACTATTGACACACTAATCCACTTTGCTACAACCCTTGAGTGGATCTCATCATGGTTACCTGACCTCATGAAGGAAGTAAAGGACACTGAACCTGCAAATATagacagaagaaaagatgtGTCACACACAGAACTCCGGAGTATGTGGTCGTTCTTCGAAGTGTCAGAAGTGGATCTCTCAGACAAGACTGCCTCATTGAAGTTCCTATTGGCGGGCcaaaacatgaaaaaattccaaaatgtAACTGAAAAACTAAGAAACTTACACTACTTGATATTACAAAGTGTAAGGTATGACGTACGTGTCCGTTGTCTCTACCATATCAATCAAATGTTCTATGCATCGAAATGGAATCCAGAAGTCACATCCATCGAATTGGACGAGAATATCAGTTCCTTGGTTTCAGATCTATCATTTTTGCATAACAAATTGAAGGCTGCATTCACTGCTGAACATTCTATACTCGTTTTCATTGGAATCTCTAACTTCATGAACCATGCGTTGATAACTGGTTCCAAATCAATCACTATCTTGAATGTCCACGGGGCCAAAAAGTTATTAAGAAACGTGAATGCATTGCAACAAGCATGTAAAGCGGCTACAGATGGCGGAGATACAGAAGATCTATCCAAGTCTATTTCATTCTTCACAATATGCTCGTTAGACTCGGAAAATGTTCTTGAATACTTCCAAAAGGGAGAATTGAATGGTCTAACTAAAGAAGACGTCAAGAACGCATTGAGATTGGTATTCAGCGAAGAACTACACAGACAGAGCAAGAGACAAAGTGGCACTAACCACCGTACCATATCGATGTCCGCTAGCAAGCGTTTAGAAGATGCTATTAAGAAAGCAGACCAATTTTTAACATCAAAGGGATTAGACTGA
- the SNF6 gene encoding Snf6p: MSVPGRKRKNRKSVRQGLEGHRQNRGTDQRYAPGRRESVSSNRVQATNVGSMLHDESDVISFRQCLKNEVIASSRLLDLLTTQAIPLDKIQPPEMFPKGALEFMMQQLETQKRIIEDARRISESKVAAATQLDDNVRFYKEGIDVLADKLYDPETVKRVESEFRDKFKLQITSGNVVFHKNKFSQLSSNRTKAPSDYWEKYKRRLEEQKEEERRIKEQEEERKRQEEMALSVDPISSDLTSAAKNDEVEQQQLSVPDPNDPNLLDDVFGEEPFQNDFDDGFGDLDTAFF; encoded by the coding sequence ATGAGCGTTCCtggaaggaaaagaaagaaccgCAAGTCGGTTAGACAAGGTTTAGAGGGCCACAGACAGAATAGAGGTACGGATCAACGGTATGCGCCTGGTAGAAGGGAGTCTGTGTCATCCAATCGGGTCCAGGCGACCAATGTTGGATCGATGCTGCACGACGAGAGCGACGTAATTTCCTTTAGACAGTGCCTTAAAAACGAGGTCATAGCGAGTAGTCGGTTGCTAGACCTGCTCACGACACAGGCGATTCCTTTGGACAAGATTCAGCCGCCGGAAATGTTTCCCAAGGGAGCATTAGAGTTCATGATGCAACAGTTGGAGACGCAGAAACGCATAATAGAGGACGCTAGAAGGATATCTGAGAGCAAGGTGGCAGCAGCAACACAACTGGATGACAACGTACGATTCTATAAAGAAGGAATTGACGTTCTTGCGGATAAATTGTACGATCCAGAGACTGTTAAACGCGTCGAGAGCGAGTTCAGAGATAAGTTCAAGTTGCAGATAACGTCAGGGAATGTGGTGTTTCATAAAAACAAGTTTTCACAACTCTCGTCTAACCGTACAAAGGCCCCTTCAGACTACTGGGAAAAGTATAAACGAAGGCTAGAGGAGCAGAAGGAGGAAGAACGTCGGATTAAGgagcaagaagaggaaCGGAAAAGACAGGAAGAGATGGCTCTTTCAGTGGACCCCATATCGTCAGACCTCACGAGCGCGGCCAAAAACGACGAAgtggagcagcagcaactaTCTGTACCAGATCCCAATGATCCGAATCTCTTGGATGATGTGTTCGGAGAAGAACCATTCCAAAACGATTTCGATGATGGATTTGGCGATTTGGATACTGCCTTCTTTTAA